The Schizosaccharomyces pombe strain 972h- genome assembly, chromosome: I genome contains a region encoding:
- a CDS encoding flavonol reductase/cinnamoyl-CoA reductase family: protein MSGKLVLVTGVTGFIGAHVAEQLLQAGYRVRGTVRSMEKADELIRLNPGLKDKIEFVIVKDVSASNAFDGVLKDVELICHIASPFFVENVTDNKSQLLDPAVKGTLGILEAAQGVKSIKRIVITSSFAAVGNFQIDPHNNKVYTEKDWNPITYEEALTTDNGIVAYCASKKLAEEAAREYVKEKKPSYDICTINPPYVYGPPIHPMKNMDSLNTSNQIFWKLIDGSKEATPFYYYYVDVRDVAAAHVFALENAKLSNGRMLVSKGVFTTGDICKVLRKEFPNKSDVIAEPVDITVDPSFFKLDNSFSKSLGFKYHSDEECYVDTAKKLWERAEEFK, encoded by the coding sequence ATGAGTGGAAAATTGGTCCTTGTTACTGGTGTTACAGGATTTATTGGAGCCCACGTCGCTGAGCAGCTCCTGCAAGCCGGCTACCGTGTGCGTGGTACGGTGAGAAGCATGGAAAAGGCAGACGAGCTTATTAGACTCAATCCCGGATTAAAGGATAAAATTGAGTTTGTAATCGTCAAGGATGTCTCTGCTTCTAACGCTTTTGACGGTGTTTTGAAAGATGTGGAATTGATTTGTCATATAGCATCACCATTCTTTGTGGAAAACGTTACTGACAACAAATCCCAACTTTTGGACCCTGCCGTGAAGGGTACTCTCGGCATTTTAGAGGCTGCTCAAGGCGTAAAGAGTATTAAGCGCATTGTTATTACTTCATCTTTTGCCGCAGTGGGCAATTTCCAAATCGACCCTCATAACAATAAGGTGTATACTGAGAAGGATTGGAATCCCATTACCTATGAGGAGGCATTGACCACTGATAATGGCATTGTAGCATACTGTGCTTCGAAGAAACTCGCCGAAGAGGCTGCTCGAGAGTAtgtaaaggaaaagaagCCTTCTTATGATATTTGTACGATCAATCCTCCTTATGTGTATGGTCCACCAATTCACCCTATGAAAAATATGGACTCTTTAAATACCTCcaatcaaatattttggaaattaaTCGATGGATCGAAGGAAGCCACtccattttattattactaTGTTGATGTCCGTGATGTAGCTGCTGCTCACGTTTTTGCCCTTGAGAACGCCAAGTTGTCTAACGGCCGTATGCTTGTCTCCAAGGGTGTATTCACTACTGGTGATATTTGCAAGGTCCTTCGCAAAGAATTCCCCAACAAGTCCGATGTTATTGCCGAGCCCGTCGATATAACTGTGGATCCCAGTTTCTTCAAGTTAGACAACTCATTTTCCAAGTCTCTTGGATTCAAATATCATTCCGACGAGGAATGCTATGTTGACACTGCTAAGAAGTTATGGGAACGTGCTGAGGagtttaaataa
- the dhd1 gene encoding dihydrodiol dehydrogenase codes for MTSMSGASPVIHWGFLGAGSIAAVFAKDLVGVPERHKVQHEIVAVATRDSEHRASSFAKNHCAPCKPKAYGSYEELVKDDKVDIVYISSTHPQHYEVVKLALLNDKAVLCEKPLTINYPEALELVELARARNLFFAEGFWIRFYPIVKAAKTLLHEDRVCGDHFRLFVDFSQDFRFRELPSESRLRTVSLGAGVLLDMGVYPLTWSRLLLYDDPKNEKQEPTVSSNALTFEDHNGDIGDYTTAVTLVFPKTESIAMLCTSMDRGKMSDDFLKLDGENGNQLFISGDCYRPQSIKLIRASGETEVFDFSFDDATGFFYEQDAVAECLLKNMKEAPEIPHEETLKMMQLTDQIRRQINVTYPADLRYTTA; via the coding sequence atgacTTCTATGAGTGGTGCCAGTCCTGTAATTCATTGGGGGTTCTTGGGTGCAGGAAGTATAGCTGCGGTCTTTGCCAAAGATCTCGTAGGCGTACCAGAGCGTCACAAAGTTCAACATGAAATTGTGGCTGTCGCTACACGTGACAGTGAACACCGTGCTTCCTCTTTCGCCAAGAATCATTGTGCCCCATGCAAGCCTAAAGCGTACGGTTCATATGAGGAATTGGTAAAGGATGATAAAGTGGATATCGTTTACATTAGTTCGACCCACCCTCAGCATTATGAAGTTGTCAAGCTTGCCTTGTTGAACGACAAAGCAGTCTTATGCGAAAAACCTCTTACCATTAATTATCCAGAAGCACTAGAATTGGTGGAATTAGCGAGAGCAAGAAATCTATTTTTCGCGGAGGGTTTTTGGATCCGTTTTTACCCAATTGTAAAGGCTGCCAAGACTCTTCTACATGAAGATCGTGTTTGTGGTGATCACTTCCGTCTTTTTGTAGATTTTTCACAAGATTTTCGTTTCCGTGAACTACCCTCAGAATCCCGTTTACGCACCGTTTCTTTGGGCGCTGGCGTTTTATTAGATATGGGTGTTTATCCGCTTACCTGGTCTCGATTACTGCTCTATGATGATcccaaaaatgaaaagcaaGAGCCCACTGTTTCCTCAAACGCTCTTACCTTTGAAGATCATAACGGCGATATAGGGGATTATACTACAGCAGTTACTCTAGTATTTCCAAAAACAGAATCCATAGCTATGCTATGCACCTCAATGGATCGTGGTAAAATGTCCGAtgattttcttaaattGGATGGAGAAAACGGTAATCAGTTGTTCATTTCTGGTGATTGCTATCGCCCACAGAGTATTAAATTGATACGTGCTTCTGGGGAGACAGAGGTATTTGACTTTTCCTTTGATGATGCTACTGGATTCTTTTACGAACAGGATGCCGTCGCTGAAtgcttattaaaaaacatgaaGGAGGCACCTGAAATACCCCATGAGGAGACATTGAAGATGATGCAATTAACTGATCAAATTCGTAGACAAATTAATGTCACATATCCTGCTGATTTGCGTTATACCACTGCGTAA